The following are from one region of the Tachysurus fulvidraco isolate hzauxx_2018 chromosome 15, HZAU_PFXX_2.0, whole genome shotgun sequence genome:
- the LOC113639465 gene encoding BAH and coiled-coil domain-containing protein 1 isoform X4, with protein sequence MESRDFGAPTHLLSERGALVHRAASRITSSGHGTVQHAAAFPPGKYYPSHLPMSTHSGSGLMGNSSASFMGTFLASSLGSSPSHPPHPSRPPSSPSSPPCRGGPHSTASQIWFPHSHEAAPGYPRFSGSLAHTFLPISHLDHHANSGVLYGQHHFYDTQKENFYLRSLPSQPPLISANHSIPPMSRTEPGNTQVSCSRDTGSAVNLHKSLKEASIDKGMVSGTKDKERPSSKHDSKDRHSHNQHPQPQHLHSHQPQHHSHHPSTMDNLNAMERHKASLLMEYKDHSQSMSKPLSACLLNGKMQNGDSRAEVGSKGSMPSCGGESMGRGPGDSTNAQARHMGNSSTGRCTKEAVSGEMRISEQPPPDCVERGQVLHQSLSYSVPPPLPVGSATGGGHPGSFHCLQFHTGHPHHTQHPHHSHHSHHHPDFFCPPPPAPITNSSLHEKGVGSSGAREPKATRPTFVPSVGHLGEKAGGPFQLGNPECQGVAGGGSSTKEKAMEKTSGGVGHSGNWHRKHQEHQHQQQQPAPQKQHPYRKAEKAPDWMHNNDHHLQQQQQSHPRQHQAVRSHSADCINGIDTEVYRSALTQEPKTGHLLTHLSNVNPQSFRDCSHSGSTPNSSPLAKTISQQGPGSGGGSCSMQREGQKVARIRHQQHGRTGSGAPSAELGQTSNSQEMKRKMDMSPYGYNNSSQHHSHQQSPVPPWAMHPHHIHLEEDQRRVYMESVSGPASVRQQPHQHQSAGMGPPPAPAQNQQEVLGPQGEGSAMKNLLKYSNQQQPLLLSQKTPFGGLGSIKMGPNSTNCTLQSVKTTLPSRKVITSESERHDCGGRSREIGEVAHGEGEVRQPPVGIAVAVARQKEPTCRPPDNHPSSCQGRIHSGMKGASRPMYPTDSSREEDRKRMNGEHMGISGGHPCLDREQESFIRDNKERVEFARIHPSNSCRGDIPSHLMVPSGTSLQSGQLGDPAAHAHSAHHHWMPRTASPSLWMTGHSYGISHTSLHQNLPPGFSATMPAPLQPVLPLPQDPSAQLVVLPTEPTSHPATHHLDVMEQPGLWPPVYRARGPPSHMQHPAVYSRSQFLRQQELYALQQHQQLQHQQHPGHQQLPQPPQQHRGAHSIEPQHRNTHNQMQKKPEDHGACAVDLQDILSEPRNPKATKSYTFGSSNRATSPPRASAAHMSPCCQSPCMHPHPKSTPSTPCPVPSPAATVPCSPAISPAPSQLPNITETQDKRAKGQPPQDYPQTMEPDLPPGYSYPAITMGYRSGPSSQDVQLAEPAELEAIPVEPVEHAPAPMSSIGEGPECHAIVRPITESQLPLDKKSEEEQAQEQAQAALEQNGEPDTVGCSVPVEHEQAQGEAAMLSCHPEESSVCEAAPCPGSWLEEAVHKDSTIVCQEDGDLLEKENVVSELNAQTATVPEHTCVPLNPADLQPSTGTEVVAKEIEKEAQEEDCVQIISPPSSPTSLTPFSQPIVPSYWSLELLIAAAFCGDCPPPSPPVSTTSQGCAVPFYSSTYGMELLSELADLERQQEHHSTDKNEGQEQLIFDLQSFATLAVARALELDSKANSIADAVKQCPAKRTLNLRRKCNWTPRHEPVCPVKGGMDAIDSQELAIRVRLADLQRRYKEKQKELVKLQRKHDHQKEETPRSPARRGPGRPRKRKSNGLGPMAPPESQKKVKSVGVVLLTEESGRGGGDLMKKRRLSNRSFGRLGAVQVTVSSSVKMQSSQKSSLHEHHITQLKSKTAVSKTIRERETLGSSHLYTSQRSPKADSRLSNMTANESEGQSDTGSGDSGTQESWKGLMNSKKKSEAALNRLSACVQQPQAKGQDATEEGETFAEDTESSEQEEEAEGSYNIDASHIMKVPPSRELPSSSILKDPSPSSVVKLEVNQKAKNKRERQELYGSQLWSNAEGEVKVKKRPHCRSVPDNTTKTLGVRRRPGRPRLQEKLWAGHYRKPAGLLSFSSTSERLRRATRKSSMLRGVLSKKSCWSTVVQSPQSDDTCKRRTRFRQVHKQSKGRAVSRLLESFAADDGFQLGGDSSFSDEDEENSSSSTRRSPAPPNCILTKDMLIEGLKILISKEDELLYAARVRTLDLPDIYSIVIDGERGNRPRIYSLEQLLQEAVLDVRPETEAVLTEGTRVCAFWSERSRCLYPGYVRRGGSNDECKPGGVMVEFDDGDRGWISLRNIRLLPPGYQIHLDTESSPTLVSSGRLDKLVSCQDGRSSQIARSSEKTTNTEEAKTTEKPIRKPGRPKGSGMKRFASDSVSKTSSSPLTWPSLAQPRKRSSVNLFQLNGSASKKTMKNREAVFPHPSVSVTSSAKCIFNSRSFEVDSFSSIANGYSSFCSQTSGMPVDGRSSPYGQGRKSEESDIPRGRKNEFLIKLDHEGVMNPKNKSSKAMLMLGGSGFGSKGIGASPKPEAYSHPVLLVKDKRKGDSSRAELLPIQRKPSPTLLMSKHGDMGLSCHRDCHSSYSDMDEEDEEEEERRRRSDSVLGPASGGMRMAGRFLPHLSVSSSSSGSSSSSSSGSISSSSICSSDNDSSYSSEDDENSTLLLQSCLTPHHSLLHPHKAPTGPTQHSFVAKAMAVSSTKGGNVDSAVRKPLKRKECLSSSTKPSKDLVKRQKLLADHSRPKLSSCMPARQLWRWSGNPTQRRGLKGKARKLYFKSIVRGRDTVHVGDCAVFLSAGRPHLPYIGRIESFWETWSSSMVVKVKWFYHPEETNLGKSLHDGKHALYQSCHEDENDVQTISHKCQVVSRKEYELLSRNRKPGSSLQDLYYQAGTYDPTSGQLLTADGMSILC encoded by the exons CAGCCCCAGGGTACCCACGCTTCTCAGGAAGTCTAGCCCACACATTCCTTCCTATAAGTCATTTGGATCACCATGCCAACAGTGGGGTTCTCTATGGTCAACACCATTTTTATGACACCCAAAAAG AAAACTTCTACTTGAGAAGCCTTCCTTCCCAACCTCCACTCATTTCAGCCAATCACAGCATTCCGCCCATGTCAAGGACAGAGCCAGGGAACACCCAGGTTTCTTGCAGTAGAGACACAGGAAGCGCTGTAAACTTGCACAAGAGTCTTAAGGAAGCCAGTATAGACAAAGGCATGGTCTCAGGAACAAAGGACAAAGAAAGGCCCAGCAGTAAGCATGATTCAAAAGATCGCCACTCCCATAACCAACATCCGCAACCCCAGCACCTCCACTCACACCAGCCTCAACACCATTCTCATCACCCTTCCACTATGGACAACTTGAATGCCATGGAGAGGCACAAAGCTTCCTTACTTATGGAGTACAAGGACCATTCACAGAGCATGAGTAAACCTCTTAGTGCCTGTCTACTTAATGGAAAGATGCAGAATGGAGACTCTCGGGCTGAGGTTGGGTCCAAAGGATCCATGCCTAGTTGTGGAGGAGAGAGCATGGGTAGGGGTCCTGGAGACTCAACAAATGCACAAGCCAGACACATGGGTAACAGCAGTACTGGGCGCTGTACTAAAGAAGCTGTGAGTGGTGAGATGAGAATCAGTGAGCAGCCCCCTCCTGACTGTGTAGAAAGGGGTCAGGTGTTACATCAGTCGTTGTCCTACTCTGTGCCTCCTCCTTTGCCTGTGGGCTCAGCAACTGGTGGGGGGCATCCAGGCAGCTTTCACTGTTTACAGTTCCATACTGGTCATCCACATCACACCCAACACCCACACCACAGCCATCACTCCCACCATCACCCGGATTTTTTCTGCCCCCCTCCTCCTGCCCCAATAACCAATTCTTCCTTACATGAAAAGGGGGTTGGCAGCAGTGGGGCAAGAGAACCCAAAGCAACCAGACCCACATTTGTACCATCTGTGGGCCACCTTGGGGAGAAAGCTGGAGGTCCCTTTCAACTGGGAAACCCTGAATGTCAGGGTGTGGCTGGTGGGGGAAGCAGTACCAAAGAAAAGGCAATGGAAAAGACAAGTGGGGGTGTGGGGCATTCTGGGAACTGGCACCGAAAACATCAGGAGCATCAACATCAACAGCAGCAGCCTGCACCACAAAAGCAGCATCCCTACCGAAAAGCAGAAAAAGCCCCTGACTGGATGCACAACAATGATCACCACttacagcaacagcagcagagCCATCCTCGGCAGCATCAGGCTGTGCGCTCTCATAGTGCAGACTGCATCAATGGCATAGACACAGAGGTGTATAGATCCGCTCTGACACAGGAGCCCAAAACTGGCCATCTGTTAACTCATCTTAGTAATGTTAATCCACAATCCTTTAGGGATTGCTCACATTCTGGGTCAACTCCAAACTCCTCACCCCTTGCAAAGACCATATCGCAGCAAGGGCCTGGTTCTGGAGGTGGGAGCTGCTCCATGCAGAGAGAAGGCCAAAAGGTAGCCCGTATCCGCCACCAGCAGCATGGCAGAACAGGTTCAGGTGCTCCCTCAGCAGAGCTGGGGCAGACCAGTAACAGTCAAGAGATGAAGCGGAAAATGGACATGTCTCCGTATGGTTATAATAACAGTTCACAGCATCATTCACATCAGCAATCACCTGTGCCACCATGGGCAATGCACCCCCATCATATCCACCTGGAGGAGGATCAGCGCAGGGTTTACATGGAGTCTGTCAGTGGACCTGCCAGCGTTAGGCAGCAGCCCCATCAACACCAGTCGGCTGGAATGGGTCCCCCACCTGCTCCTGCACAGAACCAGCAGGAGGTTTTGGGTCCACAGGGAGAGGGTAGTGCCATGAAAAACCTTCTTAAGTATAGCAACCAGCAGCAGCCTCTTCTTCTGTCCCAGAAAACCCCATTTGGTGGACTGGGAAGCATCAAAATGGGACCTAACAGCACAAACTGCACCTTGCAGTCTGTCAAAACAACCCTGCCTTCCAGGAAAGTCATAACCAGTGAGAGTGAACGCCATGACTGTGGAGGACGAAGCAGGGAGATTGGGGAAGTAGCTCATGGTGAGGGGGAGGTGCGGCAACCTCCTGTGGGTATCGCAGTTGCTGTGGCGCGGCAGAAAGAACCAACTTGCAGACCTCCTGACAACCATCCAAGCAGCTGCCAGGGTCGGATCCACTCTGGTATGAAAG gcGCTTCACGGCCCATGTATCCCACAGACTCATCCAGAGAGGAGGACAGAAAGAGAATGAATGGGGAACACATGGGCATCAGTGGGGGTCATCCATGCCTGGACAGAGAGCAAGAATCATTTATCAG GGACAACAAGGAAAGGGTTGAATTTGCAAGGATCCATCCCTCCAATAGTTGTCGTGGTGACATTCCCTCTCATTTGATGGTGCCTAGTGGAACGTCCCTTCAGTCAGGCCAATTGGGAGACCCTGCTGCACATGCACACTCGGCACACCACCACTGGATGCCTCGCACAGCAAGTCCTTCCCTTTGGATGACAGGCCATTCCTATG GAATAAGCCACACCAGTCTCCACCAGAATCTTCCCCCTGGTTTCTCTGCAACTATGCCTGCTCCACTCCAGCCTGTATTGCCCCTGCCTCAGGACCCTTCCGCCCAGCTAGTTGTGTTACCTACTGAGCCTACTTCCCATCCAGCCACGCATCACTTAG ATGTGATGGAGCAGCCGGGTCTATGGCCTCCAGTGTACAGGGCCCGGGGGCCTCCCTCCCACATGCAGCATCCCGCTGTGTACTCTCGCTCCCAGTTTCTAAGGCAACAAGAACTGTATGCACTCCAGCAACATCAGCAGCTGCAGCATCAGCAACATCCTGGCCATCAGCAACTGCCTCAACCACCACAGCAACACCGAGGAGCACACAGCATAGAGCCTCAGCACAGAAATACTCACAACCAG ATGCAGAAGAAACCTGAGGACCATGGTGCATGTGCTGTGGACTTACAGGACATCCTCTCTGAGCCCAGGAACCCCAAAGCTACCAAGTCGTATACCTTTGGCTCTTCGAACAGGGCTACATCGCCACCCAGGGCCTCTGCCGCACACATGTCGCCATGTTGTCAGTCACCATGTATGCATCCTCATCCAAAAAGCACACCCTCCACCCCTTGCCCTGTCCCAAGTCCTGCTGCTACTGTGCCCTGCTCCCCTGCTATTAGCCCAGCTCCATCACAGCTACCCAACATAACAGAAACTCAGGACAAGAGAGCAAAGGGCCAGCCACCACAAGACTACCCTCAGACTATGGAACCAG atcTTCCACCAGGATACAGCTATCCTGCAATCACCATGGGATACAGAAGTGGGCCCTCATCACAGGATGTACAACTAGCTGAACCAGCTGAGCTCGAAGCCATTCCAGTTGAGCCAGTTGAGCATGCTCCAGCCCCTATGTCCAGTATTGGGGAAGGGCCAGAGTGCCATGCAATAGTAAGACCCATCACAGAGTCTCAGCTGCCACTGGATAAAAAGAGTGAGGAAGAGCAGGCACAAGAGCAGGCACAAGCTGCACTGGAGCAGAATGGAGAGCCGGATACAGTGGGCTGCTCTGTGCCTGTGGAACATGAACAAGCACAGGGAGAGGCAGCAATGCTCAGTTGCCATCCTGAAGAGTCATCAGTCTGTGAAGCAGCACCGTGTCCCGGTAGCTGGTTAGAGGAAGCAGTACATAAAGACTCGACCATAGTCTGTCAGGAGGATGGTGACCTTCTTGAGAAGGAAAATGTTGTTTCTGAGCTGAATGCACAGACGGCCACAGTTCCCGAACACACATGTGTTCCACTTAATCCAGCTGACCTCCAACCCAGCACAGGCACTGAGGTAGTGGCAAAAGAGATAGAAAAGGAAGCTCAGGAGGAAGACTGTGTCCAAATTATCTCTCCTCCATCATCTCCTACCAGTCTCACTCCATTCTCACAGCCAATTGTGCCAAGTTATTGGAGCCTGGAGCTCCTGATTGCCGCCGCTTTCTGCGGCGACTGCCCTCCCCCCTCCCCACCTGTTTCCACCACTTCTCAGGGCTGTGCTGTCCCCTTCTATTCCAGTACATATGGCATGGAGCTCCTCAGTGAGCTGGCTGATCTGGAGCGCCAACAGGAACACCACAGTACAGACAAAAATGAAG GACAAGAGCAACTGATATTTGACCTCCAGAGTTTCGCTACCTTGGCAGTGGCTCGTGCCCTGGAGTTGGACTCCAAGGCAAACAGTATTGCAGATGCTGTGAAGCAGTGTCCAGCCAAAAGAACCCTAAACCTGCGGCGAAAATGCAATTGGACTCCTCGCCATGAGCCT GTGTGTCCTGTGAAGGGTGGTATGGATGCTATAGACAGTCAGGAATTGGCTATACGAGTGAGGCTGGCAGATTTGCAACGACGCtacaaagagaaacagaaggagTTAGTCAAGCTTCAGAGGAAGCATGACCACCA GAAAGAGGAGACTCCTCGAAGTCCTGCACGTCGGGGCCCTGGACGACCACGAAAGCGGAAATCAAACGGTCTAGGGCCCATGGCTCCCCCTGAATCCCAAAAGAAAGTCAA GTCTGTGGGGGTGGTGCTACTGACAGAGGAGTCAGGAAGAGGAGGTGGGGATttgatgaagaagaggaggctGTCCAACAGGAGCTTTGGTCGTCTTGGAGCTGTACAGGTTACTGTCTCTTCCTCA GTTAAGATGCAGTCCTCTCAAAAGAGCAGCCTCCACGAGCACCACATAACACAGCTGAAGTCCAAAACTGCTGTCAGTAAAACCATCCGGGAGCGAGAAACCTTGGGGTCTTCTCACTTGTACACTTCTCAGCGCAGCCCAAAAGCAGATTCCAGACTCTCTAACATGACGGCCAACGAGTCTGAAGGCCAAAGTGACACAG GAAGTGGAGACAGCGGCACTCAGGAGAGCTGGAAGGGCCTGATGAATAGTAAGAAGAAAAGCGAGGCAGCTTTAAATCGACTTTCAGCCTGTGTGCAGCAGCCTCAGGCCAAAGGACAGGATGCAACAGAGGAAGGGGAAACCTTTGCAGAGGATACAGAGTCCTCTGAGCAAG AGGAGGAAGCAGAAGGCAGTTACAACATCGATGCAAGCCATATCATGAAAGTCCCACCCTCCAGGGAGCTCCCATCCAGCTCCATCCTAAAAGACCCCTCCCCTTCCTCTGTTGTGAAACTGGAAGTCAATCAGAAGGCAAAGAATAAAAGAGAACGGCAGGAGCTGTATG GGTCCCAACTTTGGTCGAATGCAGAAGGTGAGGTGAAAGTAAAGAAAAGGCCCCACTGCAGGTCAGTGCCAGACAATACAACTAAGACCTTGGGGGTGAGGAGGAGACCAGGTCGTCCAAGACTACAGGAAAAGCTGTGGGCCGGTCACTATCGGAAACCTGCAGGCCTCTTGTCTTTCTCCAGTACCAGCGAGAGGTTGAGGCGAGCCACACGGAAGAGCTCCATGCTCCGTGGAGTGCTTAGCAAG AAGAGTTGTTGGTCAACTGTGGTCCAGTCTCCTCAGAGTGATGACACCTGTAAACGGCGGACCAGATTTCGACAGGTGCATAAACAA tctaaaGGGCGCGCAGTCAGTCGTCTATTGGAAAGCTTTGCAGCAGACGATGGCTTCCAGCTGGGTGGAGACAGCAGTTTCtctgatgaggatgaggagaacTCTTCGTCAAGCACCAGACGTTCTCCCG CTCCTCCAAACTGTATACTGACCAAAGACATGCTGATTGAAGGACTGAAAATCCTCATCAGTAAAGAAGATGAGCTTCTGTACGCCGCCCGTGTGAGAACTCTAGATCTGCCTGACAT cTACAGCATTGTTATcgatggagagagaggaaacCGCCCCAGAATCTACTCCCTGGAGCAGCTCTTGCAGGAAGCA GTTTTGGATGTGCGTCCTGAAACAGAGGCAGTGCTGACCGAGGGGACGAGAGTGTGTGCCTTCTGGAGTGAGCGCTCACGATGTCTTTACCCAGGCTATGTGCGCAGGG GTGGCTCTAATGATGAGTGTAAGCCAGGTGGAGTGATGGTAGAGTTTGATGATGGGGACAGAGGATGGATCTCTCTCCGTAACATTCGTCTCCTTCCACCTGGATACCAGATTCATT TAGATACTGAGTCCAGTCCAACTCTGGTTTCCAGTGGTCGATTAGACAAGTTAGTTTCATGTCAGGATGGAAGAAGCTCACAGATTGCAAGATCCTCTGAGAAAACAACTAACACAGAGGAAGCCAAAACCACAGAAAAGCCAATAAGAAAACCAG GGAGACCTAAAGGTTCAGGAATGAAGAGGTTTGCCTCTGATAGTGTCTCCAAAACCTCATCATCTCCCCTTACCTGGCCATCATTAGCTCAGCCTAGAAAGAGGTCATCTGTCAATTTATTTCAACTTAATGGTTCAGCATCCAAGAAGACAATGAAGAACAGAGAGGCAGTGTTTCCTCATCCTTCAGTCTCTGTGACATCATCAGCCAAATGCATCTTCAATAGCAGGTCTTTTGAGGTGGACTCTTTCAGTAGTATTGCTAATGGCTACTCATCTTTCTGCAGCCAGACATCTGGCATGCCTGTAGATGGCAGAAGCAGCCCCTATGGGCAGGGCAGAAAGTCTGAGGAATCGGACATTCCTCGAGGAAGGAAAAATGAATTCCTGATCAAGCTGGATCACGAAGGAGTAATGAATCCCAAAAACAAGAGCAGCAAGGCTATGCTAATGTTAGGAGGTTCTGGATTTGGATCTAAAGGTATAGGTGCTTCACCCAAGCCTGAAGCATATTCCCACCCAGTTCTGTTGGTAAAGGACAAACGGAAGGGAGACAGTTCTCGGGCAGAGCTCCTACCAATCCAGAGAAAGCCATCCCCAACTTTGCTAATGAGCAAGCATGGAGACATGGGCCTTAGTTGCCACAGGGACTGTCATAGCTCTTATTCAGACATggatgaggaagatgaagaagaagaggaaaggaggagaagaagtgATTCAGTTCTGGGCCCAGCCTCTGGTGGCATGAGGATGGCTGGTCGTTTTCTCCCCCACCTCTCTGTTTCCTCATCTTCTTCAGGGTCATCTAGCTCTTCTAGTTCAGGTTCTATTTCCAGTTCCAGCATCTGCTCATCTGACAATGACTCCTCCTATAGTTCTGAGGATGATGAGAACTCCACACTGCTCTTACAGAGCTGCCTAACACCACATCACTCCCTGCTCCATCCCCATAAAGCTCCAACTGGACCCACACAGCATTCATTTGTGGCCAAAGCTATGGCTGTCTCTAGCACCAAAGGTGGGAATGTTGACAGTGCTGTCCGCAAGCCCCTAAAGAGGAAAGAGTGCCTCAGTTCATCCACCAAACCATCCAAAGACCTGGTCAAGAGACAAAAGCTTCTGGCTGACCATAGCAGGCCCAAATTGTCTTCTTGCATGCCAGCAAGGCAACTGTGGAGATGGTCCGGGAATCCCACACAG AGACGTGGGCTAAAAGGGAAAGCACGTAAGCTCTACTTTAAGTCCATAGTCCGGGGCAGGGACACAGTGCATGTAGGAGACTGTGCAGTGTTCCTGTCAGCTGGTCGTCCCCACCTACCCTACATTGGCCGCATTGAGAGCTTCTGGGAGACCTGGTCTAGCAGCATGGTAGTCAAGGTCAAGTGGTTCTACCATCCTGAAGAGACCAATCTTGGCAAGAGTCTTCATGATGGCAAG CATGCCCTCTATCAATCATGCCATGAGGATGAGAATGACGTGCAGACAATCTCTCATAAGTGCCAGGTTGTGAGCCGTAAGGAATATGAGCTTCTGAGCCGCAACAGGAAGCCTGGTAGCAGCCTTCAGGATCTCTACTACCAGGCTGGTACCTATGACCCCACCAGTGGCCAGCTGCTCACTGCAGATGGAATGTCTATTCTCTGCTAG